A region of Hippoglossus stenolepis isolate QCI-W04-F060 chromosome 7, HSTE1.2, whole genome shotgun sequence DNA encodes the following proteins:
- the rap2c gene encoding ras-related protein Rap-2c — protein MKEYKVVVLGSGGVGKSALTVQFVTGTFIEKYDPTIEDFYRKEIEVDSSPSVLEILDTAGTEQFASMRDLYIKNGQGFILVYSLVNQQSFQDIRPMRDQIVRVKRFEKVPLILVGNKVDLESEREVAGTDGRALAQEWGCPFIETSAKSKTMVDELFAEIVRQMNYSTLPEKQEQCCTACVVQ, from the exons ATGAAAGAGTACAAAGTTGTCGTGCTGGGCAGCGGCGGCGTCGGCAAGTCCGCGCTGACCGTCCAGTTCGTCACCGGCACCTTCATCGAGAAATACGACCCCACCATCGAGGACTTCTACCGCAAGGAGATCGAGGTGGACTCGTCTCCCTCCGTGCTGGAGATCCTGGACACGGCGGGGACCGAGCAGTTCGCCTCCATGAGAGATCTGTACATAAAGAACGGACAGGGCTTCATCCTGGTCTACAGCCTGGTCAACCAGCAGTCATTCCAG GACATCAGACCGATGCGGGACCAAATAGTGCGAGTGAAGCGCTTCGAGAAGGTGCCGCTGATCCTGGTTGGGAACAAAGTCGACCTGGAGTCTGAGCGCGAGGTCGCCGGGACAGACGGTCGAGCCCTGGCTCAAGAGTGGGGCTGCCCCTTCATTGAAACCTCGGCTAAGAGCAAGACCATGGTGGACGAGCTGTTCGCAGAGATCGTGCGACAGATGAATTACTCCACGCTGCCGGAGAAGCAGGAACAGTGCTGCACAGCCTGCGTGGTACAGTGA